A window of the Amycolatopsis solani genome harbors these coding sequences:
- a CDS encoding type VII secretion target: protein MALKVDFDVLGGHEDKIREIAAKVQQALDAAGTAQALDFDAFGLVGQVFAAPIQIWTSQAEDFLRSAVDAGHEVADRVKTAHGAFTEHEQTTKCLIEGIGKELPA, encoded by the coding sequence ATGGCGCTGAAGGTCGACTTCGACGTCCTCGGCGGCCACGAGGACAAAATCCGCGAGATCGCGGCCAAGGTGCAGCAGGCCCTCGACGCCGCCGGCACCGCGCAGGCGCTCGACTTCGACGCCTTCGGGCTGGTCGGGCAGGTCTTCGCGGCGCCGATCCAGATCTGGACGAGCCAGGCGGAGGACTTCCTCCGCTCCGCCGTCGACGCCGGCCACGAGGTCGCCGATCGGGTGAAGACCGCCCACGGTGCCTTCACCGAGCACGAACAGACGACGAAGTGCCTGATCGAAGGCATCGGCAAGGAGCTGCCGGCATGA
- a CDS encoding YbaB/EbfC family nucleoid-associated protein: MVEPKSGLLPLIRMPFPTSEVAVNRIEPASAGMPEIARRAAEAKARLEQVSATASSPDGAVTVTVNTSGALQELTFGSRADELPRARLAQAVLAATRRAQVDAAQQLTAIMAPVIGTDSDAMHFLQEQIPSPELPEPEKAAPRWEFTAEESAAPPPPPVRPPRPRPDDDEDFGGPILRRGL; encoded by the coding sequence ATGGTGGAACCGAAAAGCGGTTTGCTGCCTCTGATCCGCATGCCCTTCCCGACTTCCGAGGTCGCCGTGAACCGAATTGAACCGGCTTCGGCCGGAATGCCCGAAATCGCCCGGCGCGCGGCCGAGGCGAAGGCCCGGCTCGAGCAGGTCTCGGCGACCGCCTCGAGTCCCGACGGGGCGGTCACGGTCACCGTCAACACCAGCGGTGCGCTGCAGGAACTCACCTTCGGCAGCCGAGCCGACGAGCTGCCGCGGGCCCGGCTCGCGCAGGCCGTCCTCGCGGCCACCCGCCGCGCTCAGGTCGACGCCGCCCAGCAGCTGACCGCGATCATGGCGCCAGTGATCGGCACCGACAGCGACGCGATGCATTTCCTCCAGGAACAGATCCCCTCGCCCGAATTGCCCGAACCGGAAAAAGCGGCGCCGCGCTGGGAATTCACCGCGGAAGAGTCGGCGGCACCGCCTCCGCCGCCCGTGCGGCCGCCCCGGCCTCGGCCGGACGACGACGAAGACTTCGGCGGCCCGATCCTGCGCCGGGGGCTCTGA
- the hrcA gene encoding heat-inducible transcriptional repressor HrcA, which translates to MANAEERRFDVLRAIVADYVSNQEPVGSKAIVERHNLGVSSATVRNDMATLEEEGYITQPHTSAGRVPTDKGYRLFVDRLSEIKPLSAAERRAITTFLDSGTDLDDVLRRSVRLLAQLTRQVAVVQYPMLTNAKVRHLEVVPLTPARLMLVLIADNGRVDQRTVDLGDVVTEEDVSRLRTVLNTAMAGRRLNEAAARVAELPDKSPGELRDALIRVTTVLVESLAEHPEERLVLGGTANLTRNVADFPGSLRQVLEALEEQVVVLKLLAAARNPGAITVRIGEENEDEQMRSTSVVSIGYGQDMVLGGMGVVGPTRMDYPGTIAAVRAVANYVGQILHGR; encoded by the coding sequence GTGGCCAACGCGGAGGAGCGCCGCTTCGACGTGCTGCGCGCGATCGTCGCCGACTACGTCTCCAACCAGGAGCCGGTCGGGTCGAAGGCGATCGTCGAACGGCACAACCTGGGCGTGTCGAGCGCCACCGTGCGCAACGACATGGCCACCCTCGAAGAAGAGGGCTACATCACCCAGCCGCACACCAGCGCCGGGCGGGTGCCGACCGACAAGGGCTACCGGCTCTTCGTCGACCGGCTCTCCGAGATCAAGCCGCTGAGCGCGGCCGAGCGGCGGGCGATCACCACCTTCCTCGACAGCGGCACGGACCTCGACGACGTCCTCCGCCGCTCGGTGCGGCTGCTCGCGCAGCTGACCCGGCAGGTCGCCGTCGTCCAGTACCCGATGCTGACCAACGCCAAGGTGCGGCACCTCGAAGTCGTACCGCTCACCCCGGCGCGGCTGATGCTGGTGCTGATCGCCGACAACGGGCGCGTCGACCAGCGCACGGTCGACCTCGGCGACGTCGTCACCGAGGAAGACGTCAGCCGGCTCCGGACCGTGCTCAACACGGCCATGGCCGGACGGCGGCTCAACGAGGCCGCCGCGCGGGTCGCCGAGCTGCCCGACAAGTCGCCCGGCGAACTGCGCGACGCGCTCATCCGCGTCACGACGGTCCTCGTCGAATCGCTGGCCGAGCACCCCGAAGAACGCCTGGTCCTCGGCGGTACCGCGAACCTCACCCGCAACGTCGCCGACTTCCCGGGCTCGCTGCGCCAGGTCCTCGAAGCGCTCGAGGAACAGGTCGTCGTGCTCAAGCTGCTGGCCGCCGCGCGCAACCCCGGTGCGATCACGGTGCGCATCGGTGAGGAAAATGAAGACGAGCAGATGCGCAGCACCTCGGTCGTGTCGATCGGCTACGGCCAGGACATGGTGCTCGGCGGCATGGGGGTGGTCGGCCCGACCCGGATGGACTACCCCGGCACGATCGCCGCGGTGCGCGCGGTCGCCAACTACGTGGGGCAGATCCTGCACGGCCGCTGA
- the dnaJ gene encoding molecular chaperone DnaJ codes for MARDYYGILGVAKNASDQEIKRAYRKLARELHPDVNPSEDAQHKFGEVTTAYEVLSDPQKRKIVDLGGDPMDGGARGGGGDPFAGFGGLGDIMDAFFGAAGGGGGGRGRGPRSRVQPGSDALIRLGLSLEECATGVDKEIAVDTAIVCDLCRGAGTSEGTSVKTCDTCGGAGEVQSVQRSFLGQVVTARPCPVCRGFGEVIPDPCRQCGGDGRIRARRNVTAKIPPGVGDGMRIRLSGQGEVGPGGGPAGDLYVEIDETPHEVFVRQGHDLHCNFRIPMTTAALGATVPIATLVDGDYELDIEPGTQPNAELVLTGKGMPRLRSSGRVDGRGDLHVHIDVQVPTKLDDAQRELLVELAQQRGEEAPTLSSNGSKHGGLFSKLRTKNHR; via the coding sequence GTGGCGAGGGACTACTACGGCATCCTCGGGGTGGCGAAGAACGCGAGCGATCAGGAGATCAAGCGCGCGTACCGGAAGCTGGCCAGGGAGCTGCACCCCGACGTCAACCCGTCGGAAGACGCCCAGCACAAGTTCGGCGAGGTCACGACGGCCTACGAGGTGCTGTCGGACCCGCAGAAGCGCAAGATCGTCGACCTCGGCGGCGACCCGATGGACGGCGGCGCGCGCGGCGGGGGCGGCGACCCGTTCGCCGGCTTCGGCGGCCTCGGCGACATCATGGACGCCTTCTTCGGCGCGGCGGGCGGCGGTGGCGGCGGCCGCGGCCGTGGCCCGCGCAGCCGCGTCCAGCCCGGCTCCGACGCCCTCATCCGGCTCGGCCTCAGCCTCGAAGAGTGCGCCACCGGCGTCGACAAGGAAATCGCCGTCGACACGGCGATCGTCTGCGACCTCTGCCGCGGCGCCGGCACCTCCGAGGGCACCTCGGTCAAGACGTGCGACACCTGCGGCGGCGCCGGCGAAGTCCAGTCCGTCCAGCGGTCCTTCCTCGGCCAGGTCGTCACCGCCCGCCCCTGCCCGGTCTGCCGCGGCTTCGGCGAAGTCATCCCCGACCCCTGCCGCCAGTGCGGCGGCGACGGCCGCATCCGCGCCCGCCGCAACGTCACCGCCAAGATCCCGCCCGGCGTCGGCGACGGCATGCGCATCCGGCTCTCCGGCCAGGGCGAGGTCGGCCCCGGCGGCGGCCCGGCAGGCGACCTCTACGTCGAGATCGACGAGACCCCGCACGAGGTCTTCGTCCGGCAGGGCCACGACCTGCACTGCAACTTCCGCATCCCGATGACGACCGCCGCCCTCGGCGCCACCGTGCCCATCGCCACCCTCGTCGACGGCGACTACGAACTCGACATCGAACCCGGCACCCAGCCCAACGCCGAGCTCGTCCTCACCGGCAAGGGCATGCCCCGGCTGCGGTCCTCCGGCCGCGTCGACGGCCGCGGCGACCTGCACGTCCACATCGACGTCCAGGTGCCGACCAAGCTCGACGACGCCCAGCGCGAACTGCTGGTCGAGCTGGCCCAGCAGCGCGGCGAAGAAGCCCCGACCCTCTCGTCCAACGGCAGCAAGCACGGCGGCCTGTTCTCCAAGCTGCGCACCAAGAACCACCGCTGA
- a CDS encoding 16S rRNA (uracil(1498)-N(3))-methyltransferase — translation MPDTTLPVFLTAAVPTGGTAVLDGEEARHAATVRRLRAGERLVLSDGDGTMARCVVDAVHPGRDATLNLTVEERWTEEPPALRVVLAQALAKGDRGELAVELATEAGVDAVVPWRAARSVAKWDEGDRGGKALARWRATARSAAKQARRAHVPAVTDPVTTRELAGLIATTSLAVVLESDVPDRLTDLTLPDTGDLLLVVGPEGGITDDELTTLREAGARAVRLGTTVLRTSTAAAVALGALGALTTRWH, via the coding sequence GTGCCCGACACCACCCTGCCGGTCTTCCTCACGGCCGCGGTGCCCACCGGCGGCACCGCGGTCCTCGACGGCGAGGAAGCCCGGCACGCCGCCACCGTCCGCCGCCTGCGCGCGGGGGAGCGGCTGGTGCTGTCCGACGGCGACGGCACCATGGCCCGCTGCGTCGTCGACGCGGTCCACCCCGGCCGCGACGCGACCCTGAACCTGACGGTCGAGGAGCGCTGGACCGAGGAACCGCCCGCCCTGCGCGTCGTCCTCGCCCAAGCCCTCGCCAAAGGCGACCGCGGCGAACTCGCCGTCGAACTCGCCACCGAAGCCGGCGTCGACGCCGTCGTACCCTGGCGCGCCGCCCGCAGCGTCGCCAAGTGGGACGAAGGCGACCGCGGCGGCAAAGCACTCGCCCGCTGGCGCGCGACCGCCCGATCCGCCGCCAAGCAAGCCCGCCGCGCCCACGTCCCCGCCGTCACCGACCCCGTCACCACCCGCGAACTCGCCGGCCTCATCGCCACGACGTCCCTCGCCGTCGTCCTCGAATCCGACGTCCCCGACCGCCTCACCGACCTCACCCTCCCGGACACCGGCGACCTCCTCCTCGTCGTCGGCCCCGAAGGCGGCATCACCGACGACGAGCTCACCACCCTGCGCGAAGCCGGCGCCCGAGCCGTCCGCCTCGGCACCACGGTCCTGCGCACCTCCACCGCCGCGGCCGTCGCCCTCGGCGCACTAGGGGCCCTGACCACCCGCTGGCACTGA
- a CDS encoding histidine triad nucleotide-binding protein: MSDDAEMLFERIIAGEIPADVVYQDETTFAFRDIRPQARVHVLVVPKKRYRNLGELAAADPQLLADVALTARRVAELEGVLESGYRVVFNTDADAGQTVFHVHAHVLGGEALGLFGAGS; the protein is encoded by the coding sequence ATGAGTGATGATGCCGAGATGCTCTTTGAGCGGATTATTGCTGGTGAGATCCCTGCTGATGTTGTCTATCAGGATGAGACGACCTTTGCGTTTCGGGATATTCGGCCGCAGGCTCGGGTTCATGTGCTCGTCGTGCCTAAGAAGCGGTATCGGAACCTGGGGGAGCTGGCTGCTGCGGATCCGCAGTTGCTTGCTGACGTTGCGTTGACCGCTCGGCGGGTTGCTGAGCTTGAAGGTGTGCTCGAGAGTGGGTATCGGGTTGTCTTCAACACTGATGCCGATGCCGGGCAGACCGTTTTCCACGTTCACGCCCACGTCCTGGGCGGGGAAGCGCTGGGGCTCTTCGGCGCTGGTAGCTAA
- a CDS encoding PhoH family protein has protein sequence MAGTVPGGAARPDVPGDVAKTEDGAVQAAQSRFPIPDAAALSLLGSRDENLRVAEELLAADVHVRGNEVTLTGSPADVAFAERVFAELVQLAGGGQQVGPDTVRRTIGMLSTGDASPVEVLSLNIVSRRGKTIRPKTLNQKRYVDAIDKHTVVFGIGPAGTGKTYLAMAKAVQALQAKQVTRIVLTRPAVEAGERLGYLPGTLNEKIDPYLRPLYDALHDMVEPESIPRLMQAGTIEIAPLAYMRGRTLNDAFIILDEAQNTTPEQMKMFLTRLGFGSKIVVTGDITQVDLPSGQRSGLRVVRDILTGVEDLHFAELTSQDVVRHKLVGDIVDAYEKWQAVQDAQGQQGNGWKGNRR, from the coding sequence GTGGCCGGAACCGTACCGGGTGGTGCCGCCCGACCCGACGTCCCCGGGGACGTCGCCAAGACCGAGGATGGCGCTGTTCAGGCTGCTCAGTCCCGGTTTCCCATTCCCGACGCCGCCGCGCTGAGCCTGCTCGGGTCCCGTGACGAGAACCTGCGGGTCGCCGAGGAGCTCCTCGCCGCCGACGTGCACGTCCGGGGCAACGAAGTCACCTTGACCGGCTCGCCGGCGGACGTGGCGTTCGCTGAGCGCGTCTTCGCCGAGCTCGTGCAGCTCGCCGGCGGCGGGCAGCAGGTGGGGCCCGACACCGTGCGCCGCACCATCGGCATGCTTTCCACGGGCGACGCGTCGCCGGTCGAGGTGCTGAGCCTCAACATCGTTTCGCGGCGCGGGAAGACCATCCGGCCCAAGACGCTGAACCAGAAGCGGTACGTCGACGCCATCGACAAGCACACCGTCGTGTTCGGCATCGGGCCCGCCGGCACCGGCAAGACCTACCTCGCGATGGCGAAGGCCGTGCAGGCGCTGCAGGCCAAGCAGGTCACGCGGATCGTGCTGACCCGGCCCGCCGTCGAGGCCGGCGAGCGGCTCGGGTACCTGCCGGGCACCCTCAACGAGAAGATCGACCCCTACCTGCGGCCGCTCTACGACGCGCTGCACGACATGGTCGAGCCCGAGTCCATCCCGCGGCTCATGCAGGCCGGCACCATCGAGATCGCGCCGCTCGCCTACATGCGCGGCCGCACCCTCAACGACGCCTTCATCATCCTCGACGAGGCGCAGAACACCACGCCCGAGCAGATGAAGATGTTCCTCACCCGGCTCGGCTTCGGCTCCAAGATCGTCGTCACCGGCGACATCACCCAGGTCGACCTGCCCAGCGGGCAGCGCAGCGGCCTCCGCGTCGTCCGCGACATCCTCACCGGCGTCGAAGACCTGCACTTCGCGGAGCTCACCAGCCAGGACGTCGTCCGGCACAAGCTCGTCGGCGACATCGTCGACGCCTACGAGAAGTGGCAGGCCGTGCAGGACGCGCAGGGACAGCAGGGCAACGGCTGGAAGGGCAACCGGCGTTGA
- the ybeY gene encoding rRNA maturation RNase YbeY, translating into MSIEIANESGVNVDETSIVSAARYALDKMEVSPLAELSILLVTLDVMEDLHERWMDLPGPTDVMAFPMDELDSSRRPDAPDASPALLGDIVLCPAFAKDQAKTAGHALIDELHLLTVHGCLHLLGYDHAEPAEEREMFALQKRILGEYQDAVAALEKKDAQRNTDDRVLGIAGLDAAEPSAAPPGETP; encoded by the coding sequence TTGAGCATCGAGATCGCCAACGAGTCCGGCGTCAACGTCGACGAGACGTCCATCGTCTCCGCCGCCCGCTACGCCCTCGACAAGATGGAGGTCAGCCCGCTCGCCGAGCTGTCCATCCTCCTCGTCACCCTCGACGTCATGGAAGACCTGCACGAACGCTGGATGGACCTCCCGGGCCCGACCGACGTCATGGCCTTCCCGATGGACGAGCTCGACTCCTCCCGCCGCCCGGACGCGCCCGACGCGTCACCGGCGCTGCTCGGGGACATCGTGCTCTGCCCGGCGTTCGCCAAGGACCAGGCCAAGACCGCGGGGCACGCCCTGATCGACGAGCTGCACCTGCTCACCGTGCACGGCTGCCTCCACCTCCTCGGCTACGACCACGCCGAGCCCGCCGAGGAGCGCGAGATGTTCGCCCTCCAGAAGCGCATCCTCGGCGAGTACCAGGACGCCGTCGCCGCGCTGGAGAAGAAGGACGCCCAGCGCAACACCGACGACCGCGTCCTCGGCATCGCCGGGCTCGACGCCGCCGAGCCGAGCGCCGCGCCGCCGGGAGAAACGCCCTAG
- a CDS encoding hemolysin family protein: MVQLLFAIALVLLAGVFAAADAAISSVSQARADGLARMGLPGARHLAAVVAERRRHINLLLLLRLGCELTATVLVTVFVGTRLQPLGLAVLVTAVVMIVVSYVLIGVGPRTLGRQHPYRIGRYVAGPVRVLGSVLGPLSRLLILIGNAITPGQGFREGPFTSEVELRELVDLAQERGVVEDSEREMIHSVFELGDTVAREVMVPRTEIVWIERAKTVRQALALALRTGFTRLPVIDESVDDIVGVVNIKDLMAAYMDPDGASTVVSTLMNEASFVPDSKRLDELLKEMQRSHNHMAIAVDEYGGTAGLLTIEDVLEEIVGEITDESDADERPEVEELDDGAVRVSSRMGVDDLGELFGIDLEDHDVETVGGLLAERLGRVPLPGAEAEVAGLRLFAEGGKDRRGRMRITSVVVHPADAEAMTDPADRTTRRRTRVPHPDERDRSVEHA; this comes from the coding sequence ATGGTCCAGCTCCTCTTCGCGATCGCGCTCGTCCTCCTGGCGGGCGTCTTCGCGGCGGCCGACGCCGCCATCAGCTCCGTCTCGCAGGCCCGGGCCGACGGCCTCGCCCGGATGGGCCTGCCCGGCGCGCGCCACCTCGCCGCGGTCGTCGCCGAACGGCGGCGCCACATCAACCTGCTGCTCCTGCTCCGCCTCGGCTGCGAGCTCACCGCGACCGTGCTCGTCACGGTGTTCGTCGGCACCCGGCTCCAGCCGCTCGGCCTCGCGGTGCTGGTCACCGCCGTCGTCATGATCGTGGTCAGCTACGTCCTCATCGGCGTCGGCCCCCGCACCCTCGGCCGCCAGCACCCCTACCGCATCGGCCGCTACGTCGCCGGGCCCGTGCGCGTGCTCGGCTCCGTCCTCGGCCCGCTGTCCCGGCTGCTGATCCTCATCGGTAACGCCATCACACCCGGCCAGGGCTTCCGCGAAGGCCCGTTCACCTCCGAAGTCGAGCTGCGCGAACTCGTCGACCTCGCCCAGGAGCGCGGCGTCGTCGAAGACTCCGAGCGCGAGATGATCCACTCGGTCTTCGAGCTCGGCGACACCGTCGCCCGGGAGGTCATGGTGCCGCGCACCGAGATCGTCTGGATCGAGCGCGCCAAGACCGTCCGGCAAGCACTGGCGCTGGCGCTGCGCACCGGCTTCACCCGCCTGCCGGTGATCGACGAATCGGTCGACGACATCGTCGGCGTCGTCAACATCAAGGACCTCATGGCCGCGTACATGGATCCGGACGGCGCGAGCACGGTCGTCAGCACGCTGATGAACGAAGCCTCCTTCGTCCCCGACTCGAAGCGCCTCGACGAGCTGCTCAAGGAAATGCAGCGCTCGCACAACCACATGGCGATCGCCGTCGACGAGTACGGCGGCACCGCCGGCCTGCTCACCATCGAAGACGTCCTCGAGGAGATCGTCGGCGAAATCACCGACGAGTCCGACGCCGACGAGCGCCCCGAGGTCGAGGAGCTCGACGACGGCGCCGTGCGCGTGTCGTCCCGCATGGGCGTCGACGACCTGGGCGAACTGTTCGGCATCGACCTCGAAGACCACGACGTCGAGACCGTGGGCGGGCTGCTCGCGGAACGACTGGGTAGGGTCCCGCTGCCGGGGGCCGAAGCCGAGGTCGCCGGCCTTCGGCTGTTCGCCGAAGGGGGCAAGGACCGGCGCGGCCGCATGCGGATCACCTCCGTGGTGGTGCACCCGGCCGACGCCGAGGCGATGACGGACCCGGCCGACCGGACCACCCGCCGTCGCACCCGCGTACCCCACCCCGACGAACGCGACAGGAGCGTCGAACATGCCTGA
- a CDS encoding cytidine deaminase: protein MPDLEAEDQKLVTLARSSRARIQAPEGAAVRDTDGRTYAAGTVDQPSFKLTALQAAVAAALSSGAEGIEAAAVVSEEGLLKGASVHAVRDIAKYAPIILAAPDGTVLEVLER from the coding sequence ATGCCTGACCTCGAGGCCGAGGACCAGAAACTGGTCACGCTGGCGCGGTCTTCGCGCGCCCGCATCCAGGCGCCCGAGGGTGCGGCGGTCCGCGACACCGACGGCCGCACCTACGCCGCCGGCACGGTCGACCAGCCGTCGTTCAAGCTCACCGCGCTCCAGGCCGCGGTCGCCGCGGCCCTGTCGAGCGGCGCCGAGGGCATCGAGGCCGCCGCCGTCGTCAGCGAAGAGGGCCTGCTCAAGGGCGCCTCGGTGCACGCGGTCCGCGACATCGCGAAGTACGCTCCGATCATCCTCGCCGCCCCGGACGGCACCGTGCTCGAGGTGCTGGAGCGATGA
- the era gene encoding GTPase Era yields the protein MTEHRSGFACFVGRPNAGKSTLTNALVGTKVAITSSKPQTTRHAIRGIVHREDAQLVLIDTPGLHRPRTLLGERLNDIVHATWSEVDVVGLCVPANEKIGPGDKFIAGELQKIAKRTPVIGIVTKTDLVQPQQVAEQLLALQQVMDFAELVPVSAVDGFQVDTLAELLVERLPEGPQLYPGGELTDEPEQTLVAELIREAALEGVRDELPHSIAVTVEEMLPREGRDDLIDVHAFLYVERPSQKGIILGHKGERLREVGATARKHIERLLGSKVYLDLHIKVAKDWQRDPRQLRRLGF from the coding sequence ATGACGGAGCACCGTTCCGGCTTCGCCTGTTTCGTCGGCCGCCCCAACGCCGGCAAGTCGACGCTGACCAACGCCCTCGTCGGCACCAAGGTCGCGATCACCTCCAGCAAGCCCCAGACCACCCGGCACGCCATCCGCGGCATCGTCCACCGCGAGGACGCCCAGCTCGTCCTCATCGACACGCCCGGCCTGCACCGCCCCCGCACGCTGCTCGGCGAGCGCCTGAACGACATCGTGCACGCGACGTGGTCCGAAGTGGACGTCGTCGGCCTGTGCGTGCCGGCGAACGAGAAGATCGGGCCCGGCGACAAGTTCATCGCCGGCGAGCTGCAGAAGATCGCCAAGCGGACGCCGGTCATCGGCATCGTCACCAAGACCGACCTCGTGCAGCCCCAGCAGGTCGCCGAACAGTTGCTTGCCCTGCAGCAAGTGATGGACTTCGCCGAGCTGGTCCCGGTGTCCGCAGTGGACGGTTTCCAGGTCGACACGCTGGCCGAGCTGCTCGTCGAACGGCTTCCCGAGGGCCCGCAGCTGTACCCGGGCGGCGAGCTCACCGACGAGCCGGAGCAGACCCTGGTCGCCGAGCTGATCCGCGAAGCGGCGCTGGAAGGCGTCCGCGACGAGCTGCCGCACTCGATCGCCGTCACCGTCGAGGAGATGCTGCCCCGCGAAGGCCGCGACGACCTCATCGACGTGCACGCGTTCCTGTACGTGGAGCGGCCCAGCCAGAAGGGCATCATCCTCGGGCACAAGGGCGAGCGCCTGCGCGAGGTCGGCGCCACCGCGCGCAAGCACATCGAACGGCTGCTGGGTTCCAAGGTGTACCTCGACCTGCACATCAAGGTGGCCAAGGACTGGCAGCGCGACCCCCGCCAGCTGCGCCGGCTGGGCTTCTGA
- a CDS encoding CD225/dispanin family protein: MTDSQGMPNYPGDQPGGQPNYPGGQPGGYQPGPPPSNNLVWAILTTILCCLPFGVVSIVQAAKVNGLWAQGQTAAAQEAADSAKKWAIISAVVGVAWLVLWIILMIAGVFTFGAGTTSY, from the coding sequence ATGACCGACAGCCAGGGCATGCCCAACTACCCCGGCGACCAGCCCGGCGGGCAGCCGAACTACCCCGGCGGCCAGCCGGGCGGTTACCAGCCGGGCCCGCCCCCGAGCAACAACCTGGTGTGGGCCATCCTCACCACCATCCTCTGCTGCCTCCCGTTCGGCGTCGTGTCGATCGTGCAGGCCGCGAAGGTGAACGGGCTCTGGGCGCAGGGCCAGACCGCCGCCGCGCAGGAAGCCGCCGACTCCGCCAAGAAGTGGGCGATCATCTCGGCCGTCGTCGGTGTCGCGTGGCTCGTGCTGTGGATCATCCTGATGATCGCGGGCGTCTTCACGTTCGGCGCGGGCACGACGTCATACTGA
- a CDS encoding CD225/dispanin family protein yields MTDQYPPPYPPPGGPPPGYGYGYGYPPPNYGPPPDNNMVWAILSTVLCCLPLGIVSIVKSSQVSSLWFQGMHAEAQKAADDARKWAMWSAISTGILLLLYVVFIVVMIVVVGANADRFTP; encoded by the coding sequence GTGACCGACCAGTACCCGCCGCCGTACCCGCCCCCGGGCGGACCGCCACCCGGCTATGGCTACGGCTACGGCTACCCGCCGCCGAACTACGGCCCGCCGCCGGACAACAACATGGTGTGGGCGATCCTGAGCACGGTGCTCTGCTGCCTGCCGCTGGGGATCGTCTCGATCGTGAAGTCCAGCCAGGTCAGTTCGCTGTGGTTCCAGGGCATGCACGCCGAGGCGCAGAAGGCGGCCGACGACGCCCGGAAGTGGGCGATGTGGTCGGCGATTTCGACCGGGATCCTCCTGCTGCTCTACGTCGTGTTCATCGTGGTGATGATCGTGGTCGTCGGCGCCAACGCGGACCGGTTCACGCCGTGA
- a CDS encoding DUF2752 domain-containing protein, protein MTATTVYTGIPARGTKAKLRALAPPLALVAGLGLCCAVVWVGDPTTPGGFLPVCPTKALFGIDCPGCGGMRMAYSLMHGDIPAALHYNAVSFVVVLLFVWSTATWTLGRLRGRALDSWLHWRWTPLVFSIVFVVWFVIRNLPFAPFTALRV, encoded by the coding sequence GTGACCGCGACGACCGTCTACACGGGAATCCCGGCTCGGGGCACGAAGGCCAAGCTGCGCGCGCTCGCGCCGCCGCTGGCCCTCGTGGCCGGGCTCGGCTTGTGCTGCGCGGTCGTCTGGGTCGGCGATCCGACCACGCCCGGCGGGTTCCTGCCCGTCTGCCCGACCAAGGCGCTGTTCGGCATCGACTGCCCGGGCTGCGGCGGCATGCGGATGGCGTACAGCCTGATGCACGGGGACATCCCGGCCGCACTGCACTACAACGCCGTGTCGTTCGTGGTCGTGCTCCTGTTCGTGTGGAGCACGGCCACGTGGACCCTCGGGCGCCTGCGCGGCCGCGCGCTGGACAGCTGGCTGCACTGGCGCTGGACACCACTGGTGTTTTCCATCGTGTTCGTCGTCTGGTTCGTCATCCGCAACCTGCCGTTCGCGCCGTTCACGGCGTTGCGCGTCTGA